The following coding sequences are from one Clostridioides difficile ATCC 9689 = DSM 1296 window:
- a CDS encoding CD1871A family CXXC motif-containing protein — MSNFIKDNKKGISIIAISIIFIALGTYRGETNTVLTKAIMICLECIGIG, encoded by the coding sequence ATGAGTAATTTTATTAAAGATAATAAAAAAGGCATTTCTATTATTGCAATTAGTATTATATTTATTGCATTAGGTACATATCGTGGAGAAACAAATACAGTATTAACTAAAGCAATTATGATTTGTCTTGAGTGTATTGGTATTGGTTAG
- a CDS encoding 4Fe-4S binding protein, with amino-acid sequence MKLLSKVNNNIRLITQVAFTALTNGYVNGFLEGTIYGGESKKLCVPGLNCYSCPGALGACPIGSLQAVLSSREYKFSFYVVGFLMAFGAFFGRFVCGWLCPFGLVQDLLHKVPFPVKIKKVYGDKYLKYLKYIVLIMFVIILPVAIVNVAGGGNPWFCKWICPSGTLLGGIPLILGNENLRESIGFLFSWKLSILLLILLMSIITYRPFCKYICPLGAIYGFFNPISIYRFKIDKDKCTNCTACQTKCKLDIPIYKDVNSPDCIRCGECIKVCPQNAITTTFSKDKKENNICAKKYRGI; translated from the coding sequence ATGAAGTTATTATCTAAAGTAAATAATAATATAAGACTTATTACTCAAGTTGCATTTACAGCATTAACAAATGGATATGTAAATGGATTTTTAGAAGGAACTATATATGGAGGAGAAAGTAAAAAATTATGTGTACCTGGATTGAATTGTTATTCATGTCCAGGTGCACTTGGAGCATGTCCAATAGGTTCATTACAAGCAGTTTTATCAAGCAGAGAGTATAAATTCTCATTTTATGTTGTTGGTTTTTTAATGGCATTTGGTGCTTTTTTTGGCAGATTTGTTTGTGGTTGGCTTTGTCCCTTTGGACTTGTACAAGATTTACTACATAAAGTACCCTTTCCAGTAAAGATAAAAAAAGTTTATGGTGATAAATATCTAAAATATCTAAAGTATATAGTCTTAATAATGTTTGTAATTATTTTGCCAGTTGCTATTGTAAATGTAGCAGGGGGTGGAAATCCTTGGTTTTGTAAATGGATTTGCCCTTCAGGAACACTTTTGGGAGGAATACCACTTATTTTAGGAAATGAGAATTTAAGAGAATCAATAGGATTTTTATTTAGCTGGAAGTTAAGTATTTTGCTATTGATATTATTGATGTCAATCATTACTTATAGGCCATTTTGCAAGTATATATGCCCTTTAGGAGCAATCTATGGTTTTTTTAATCCTATTTCAATATATAGATTTAAAATTGATAAAGATAAATGTACAAATTGTACAGCATGTCAAACAAAATGTAAGCTTGATATACCAATATATAAAGATGTAAATAGTCCAGACTGTATTAGGTGTGGTGAATGTATAAAAGTTTGTCCACAAAATGCAATTACTACAACTTTTTCAAAAGATAAAAAAGAGAATAATATTTGTGCAAAAAAGTATAGGGGGATATAA
- a CDS encoding lipoprotein — MKKFIICIIMFAISVLVLAGCTNDNKIKNEVDSMFNSIKTQDADTVDKYFPKSGLGNLIYEDKEGFKMYSKNMTWEISDIKNNKDKVTVDLKINNTDMVSILKKNPPKLGEMMPNPTMKDIDSAKKKEFNITLELVKSGDNYVCKVNQESAMKLLNVITGGGIDYLADYNKDYYKQLDEEQKNYENKNS, encoded by the coding sequence ATGAAGAAATTTATTATATGTATTATAATGTTTGCAATATCAGTACTGGTGTTAGCTGGTTGTACTAATGATAATAAGATAAAAAATGAAGTGGATAGTATGTTTAATTCAATAAAAACACAAGATGCAGATACTGTTGATAAGTATTTCCCAAAATCAGGGTTAGGTAATCTTATATACGAAGATAAAGAAGGATTTAAAATGTATTCTAAAAATATGACTTGGGAAATTTCAGATATAAAGAATAATAAGGATAAAGTGACTGTAGATTTAAAAATTAACAATACTGATATGGTTTCTATTTTAAAAAAGAATCCTCCTAAACTAGGAGAAATGATGCCAAATCCAACTATGAAAGATATTGATTCTGCAAAGAAAAAAGAATTTAATATTACATTAGAGCTTGTTAAATCTGGTGATAATTATGTTTGTAAAGTTAATCAAGAATCTGCAATGAAATTATTAAATGTGATTACAGGAGGTGGTATAGATTATCTAGCTGACTATAATAAAGATTATTATAAACAGCTTGATGAAGAACAAAAAAATTATGAAAATAAAAATAGTTAG
- a CDS encoding lactate utilization protein: protein MIRQTPLEKRYDKLGPHIVTALKKRYFDAYYCKTRNEALQQILDLIPQNHVVSWGGSETLKEMGVQTAVREKGFKVIDRDLAKTPEERTEIMRQALLCDTFLMSSNAISEDGQLFNIDGNGNRVAAMIFGPKNVIVVAGMNKIVKNIDDAIQRTRTIASPAVVQRFQDVNTPCYINGSCIDCTSPESICAYMVTTRISRPAKKIKVILVGENLGL, encoded by the coding sequence ATGATAAGACAAACACCATTAGAGAAACGATATGACAAGCTAGGTCCTCATATTGTAACAGCACTCAAAAAACGTTATTTTGATGCTTATTACTGTAAAACTAGAAATGAAGCTTTGCAACAAATTTTAGATTTAATTCCTCAAAATCATGTAGTATCATGGGGAGGATCTGAAACACTTAAAGAAATGGGCGTACAAACTGCTGTTAGAGAGAAAGGATTTAAAGTTATTGATAGAGATTTAGCAAAAACTCCAGAAGAAAGAACTGAAATTATGCGTCAAGCACTTCTATGCGATACTTTTTTGATGAGTAGCAATGCAATTAGTGAAGATGGACAACTCTTTAATATTGATGGAAATGGCAATCGTGTAGCTGCAATGATATTTGGTCCAAAAAATGTTATAGTTGTAGCTGGTATGAATAAAATTGTAAAAAACATTGATGATGCAATACAAAGAACTAGAACAATTGCATCTCCAGCAGTTGTTCAGCGTTTTCAAGATGTCAATACACCATGCTATATTAATGGAAGTTGTATAGATTGCACAAGTCCTGAAAGCATTTGTGCATACATGGTTACTACAAGAATCAGTCGTCCAGCAAAAAAAATAAAGGTAATATTGGTAGGAGAAAATCTTGGTCTATAA